The DNA window TCAAGGTATAGCAACTCCTACTCTTAGCTACCAATTTCATATTCTTTCTCCTTGGTATAGAACTATTTATGCATGGTCTATATATTTTCTAATAATAGTTTCTATCCTGTATTTATCCTATAGATTTTTTTTAACAAGTATTGAAAAATCTAGGTTAAAGGAAAAAGAAGCACAGAAAGAAAAATATAAACAACGCGAACAACTCCTTAAGGAGGACGCACTGATTACAGAGAAAGAAATGATTAGATTGAGAAATGAAAAACTTAATCTAGAAATGATTCATAAGGAAAAGGAACTTGCCAACTCTTCTATGCTCATTATTCAAAAGAATGAAATCCTCCATAAATTAAAGAATGACCTCAATAAAATAAAAAACACCCTAAATGATGATACTCTGAAAAATTATGTAACTTCAACTTTAAAAAGGATTGGTAAAGAAATCGATAATGAGAAACAATGGCAAGTCTTTAATATGCACGTAGAGCAAGTACATGAAGATTTATTCAAAAAACTTAAAGTACGATACCCTGATCTTACGCCTCGTGAATTAAGTTTATGTGCATACCTAAGAATGAATATTTCCAGTAAAGAAATAGCAATATTGATGAATATCAGTACTCGTGGCGTTGAAATAAGTCGTTATCGGATACGTAAAAAATTAGGACTTGATAGAAATGCCAATCTAACTGATTTTATGATGACACTTTAGCTATTACATTTGTTATAGTTGTCAATTTAAATACGCTTAAAACCAGTTTAATCCATTCTTTTTCATCTGTTTATTTTGTTTCAGACGGTTGAAATTTAATTTCTTGTAATGCATTAGTAATTAAAAAATTCATTTTATCCACTTGGTTTCAATATTTGTTATAATCAAAAAATTATACAAGTATAAATGTTCTACTTCTAAATTGTTTATCAAGCTCTTTTTTTTCATTTAGAATTAAGAATCTTAGTTGTAACTGATGTTGTGTTTTTAATTCAAATTCATTATTTATATATATATCATTTACAAATTTTTACAATGCATCATACGTTCTTTTGATGTATTTAAGATGTATAAGCAAACAAGTTGTTGTTGCATTTTTGATGTACTTTAATATTTATTAAACGAGTTCTGATAAGCTTAAATTACAATCGATTTCGAAATTGAAATAAATTGATAATTGAATTACTAAGCAAATTGTTAGTATAAGATCGATTTCGATTATTGAAGAAGTACTATGAATATTAAAATAGGAAAATGTAGTTATGGTGTTTTATTTGCTAGTATAGTTTTATCTTCTATGCTAAGCTGCAGTAATAAGGCGGAAGATGAAAATTCTAACAATCCTTCAGATATTGTGAAAACAGATGTGGTTTTCTGGCTAACAAATTCTGACCAGTCCGTATTATTCCAGAAACAAAATATAAGCTTGCTGTTTGAAACTAAAACCAATCAATTTCCGACTATTAATATTGATACAACACAGGTATATCAAACAATTGATGGGTTTGGATTTTGCTTAACAGGGGGTAGTGCAAATGTTATCAACCATTTACCTTTAGCTGAACGTGATGCTCTGATCGAAGAACTTTTTTCAACGGACAGCACTTTTATAGGTATCAGTTATATAAGAGTTAGTATTGGGGCTTCCGATCTCAGTTCCTCAGTTTTTTCTTACGATGATATGTACAATGGTCAAACAGATCTTGCTTTGAACAACTTCAGCCTTGAAAAGGACAAAACAGATTTAATACCAGTACTAAAACAAGCTCTTTTACATAACCCAGATTTAAAAATTCTAGGTTCTCCATGGTCTCCCCCTGCATGGATGAAAACTAATAATAGTTCTGTTGGAGGTAGTTTAAAACCAGAATATTACGATGTATATGCTCGTTATCTGGTAAAATATATTCAAAGTATGGAGGACGAAGGTATACATATTGATGCCATAACTCCTCAAAACGAGCCATTGAATCCCAATAACAACCCAAGTTTGTCAATGTCATCGGCTGAGCAAGCAAATTTTATTAAAAATAATCTTGGCCCTGCTTTCTTATCAGCAAATTTAACTACTAAAATAATAGTCTATGATCATAACTGTGATCACCCTGAATATCCCATTTATATATTAAACGATGCTAATGCTAGCCAATATATAGATGGCTCTGCATTTCATTTGTATGCTGGTGATATATCAGCCTTGTCACAAGTACATGATGCATTTCCAAGCAAAAGTGTATATTTTACTGAACAGTGGGTAGGTGGTGGTAGCGATTTTAAGGGTAATTTACAGTGGCATGTAAAAAACCTTATTATTGGGGCAATTTCAAATTGGAGTAAAAATGTTATTGAGTGGAATCTGGCATCTGATCCTAATTATCAACCACACACCAATGGAGGCTGCTCAACCTGTGAAGGAGCTTTAACGATCGGAGCCACAATTAAACGAAATGTATCATATTATATAATAGCTCACGCATCAAAATTTGTTCCTGCTGGTTCGGTTAGAATCTCAACTGATATTCCTACGAAGTTACCAAATGTAGCCTTTAAAACTCCTGCTGGCAAGAAAGTTCTCATTGTATTGAATGAGAATGCTGATTACCAAGCGTTCAATATCAAATTTAATGGACAAGAAGTTACAGTTACAATTAAGAATGGCTCCGTTGCAACCTTTATTTGGTAAAACTATGAAACGGAAATTATCCCCAAAAGGAACAAATATTTACTTTATTATAATCCAAAAATTTATCAGGATAATGCCTTACTCTATTGTACCATTTCATGAACAAATCCTAAATATATCTTTTAACTCAATTTTTACTAATTCACTAAAACCAACAAAAATGAAACACCTAACAAAGTACAGTTGGGGAATGATACTATTATTATTCATTTCTCTATTTTCAGCCTGTAAAGAGGATAATACTGAACCCGAGGTTATTTCGAGTTTCACTTATCAGGTTGATGCTGGCAACTATAAATTAGTTGCCTTCACGAGCGCAGCTCAAAATTTCAAAACTCTTTCGTGGGATTTCGGCGACGCATCTGCATTATCAACGGAGACAAACCCTTCCCACACTTATGCTGCAACAGGTACATATACTGTAAAACTAACTGCTACTTCACCTAAGGGTGCTACTGATGTGTATCAAGATGATATAGTTATTACAGACCCAAATGCAGAGCTTACCAAATTGGTCGGTGACGTTTCCAAAACGTGGAAATTGCTACGCGTAACTACTGGTGGTCGCTACCCTCTTGAAGTTGGTCCTTGGGATCATTCAACTATTTGGTGGGCAATGGGTAAGGGTAATGATGAACTCTCAAAACGACCATGTTTGTTGAATGATGAATGGACTTTTACTCGCAGTGGGTTAACATTACAATATGATCCTAAAGGCGATTACTGGGCAGAAGCTGGAATATATGCTAATCCTGGCAACGTTTGCGCAGCTACATCGTCAATGGTTGGAAAATATGGCGAAGATCTTTCAGCTTGGGGTGGCGGTACCTTTACTTTTGTGCTTACTCCTGGATCTCCAGAAACTCTTAAGGCTGTTGGAAAGGGTGCTTTTGTTGGTTTCTGTAAGTTGGGTAATGGTGCTGAAGTTTCAAACGGCACTTCTGTTGCAAACCCATTAGTTATACCTACATCGGTAACTTACAATGTTGTTAAACTGACTGATGGTGCTGTTGATACTCTAATTATTGAAGGTCAATATAAATGGGATGCTGGCGATGGTGGATACTGGAGATTTGTTCTGGTTCACTATGACAATTCTGCAGATGAACCTGCAATCCCTGGACCAAAACCAACCACAGGGTTCACATATACAATGAATGGACTTACTGTTACTTGTACAAATACAACAACTGATGGAGTTACTTATCTCTGGGATTTTGGCGATGGTGGAACTTCAACAGAACAAAGCCCAATACATACTTATTTAGCAGGTGGTCCATATACTATTAAGTTAATTGCTACAAATCCTAATGGTAGCACTAATGCTCAAAAGAGCGCATTTGTAACTGCAGATGTTCTAACTGATGCCTTGTTACAAGGTGGTGCTTGGAAGGTTCTTGCTGAAGAAATGAGCATTTTTGTGGGTCCGGGCTTAGGAGATGGTTCTTGGTGGGCTGTTCCAAAGAGTTACATGGTTAGTGGAACTGGAACCGATAACTGGACATGTATAACTGATGATGAGTTTAAATTCAGTGTAGGTGGCGTGTATACCTATGATACCAAAGGTAGTACCCGTAACGATGGCTATTTTGGTGGTACTAATGGTTGTATTGATGACGCAGGTATTGCTGCCAGCGGAAATGGTGCTGCATTTGGTTCTGCAAGCCATACTTACGCATTTACTCCAGCTGCTGGTAATGCTAAAGCAATTATTACTCTTACCAATGGTGCTGGAAAAGCTGCATTTCTTGGCTTCTATAAAGGATACAACGGTGTTGCAAGTGGTGTAAAAGGTGGAGAAAACTCAGATAAAACTGTCGCTCCTAATTTTGGTTCAGCAACTAATACCTATTCAGTAATGGGTTATGCTCATACAACTGCTAAAGATTATTTATTTGTATCAGTAGATGTATCAGCAGCTCACGATGGTGG is part of the Bacteroidales bacterium genome and encodes:
- a CDS encoding glucosylceramidase; this encodes MNIKIGKCSYGVLFASIVLSSMLSCSNKAEDENSNNPSDIVKTDVVFWLTNSDQSVLFQKQNISLLFETKTNQFPTINIDTTQVYQTIDGFGFCLTGGSANVINHLPLAERDALIEELFSTDSTFIGISYIRVSIGASDLSSSVFSYDDMYNGQTDLALNNFSLEKDKTDLIPVLKQALLHNPDLKILGSPWSPPAWMKTNNSSVGGSLKPEYYDVYARYLVKYIQSMEDEGIHIDAITPQNEPLNPNNNPSLSMSSAEQANFIKNNLGPAFLSANLTTKIIVYDHNCDHPEYPIYILNDANASQYIDGSAFHLYAGDISALSQVHDAFPSKSVYFTEQWVGGGSDFKGNLQWHVKNLIIGAISNWSKNVIEWNLASDPNYQPHTNGGCSTCEGALTIGATIKRNVSYYIIAHASKFVPAGSVRISTDIPTKLPNVAFKTPAGKKVLIVLNENADYQAFNIKFNGQEVTVTIKNGSVATFIW
- a CDS encoding PKD domain-containing protein, translating into MRMLITKRSISNLMDKKLQLQLRMAPLQPLFGKTMKRKLSPKGTNIYFIIIQKFIRIMPYSIVPFHEQILNISFNSIFTNSLKPTKMKHLTKYSWGMILLLFISLFSACKEDNTEPEVISSFTYQVDAGNYKLVAFTSAAQNFKTLSWDFGDASALSTETNPSHTYAATGTYTVKLTATSPKGATDVYQDDIVITDPNAELTKLVGDVSKTWKLLRVTTGGRYPLEVGPWDHSTIWWAMGKGNDELSKRPCLLNDEWTFTRSGLTLQYDPKGDYWAEAGIYANPGNVCAATSSMVGKYGEDLSAWGGGTFTFVLTPGSPETLKAVGKGAFVGFCKLGNGAEVSNGTSVANPLVIPTSVTYNVVKLTDGAVDTLIIEGQYKWDAGDGGYWRFVLVHYDNSADEPAIPGPKPTTGFTYTMNGLTVTCTNTTTDGVTYLWDFGDGGTSTEQSPIHTYLAGGPYTIKLIATNPNGSTNAQKSAFVTADVLTDALLQGGAWKVLAEEMSIFVGPGLGDGSWWAVPKSYMVSGTGTDNWTCITDDEFKFSVGGVYTYDTKGSTRNDGYFGGTNGCIDDAGIAASGNGAAFGSASHTYAFTPAAGNAKAIITLTNGAGKAAFLGFYKGYNGVASGVKGGENSDKTVAPNFGSATNTYSVMGYAHTTAKDYLFVSVDVSAAHDGGSAWSIILVR